The Hymenobacter sp. DG01 genome has a segment encoding these proteins:
- a CDS encoding FAD-binding oxidoreductase has product MTSVDYLIIGYGIAGATLAAELRRRGRSVLVLDTPQPDSASRVAAGLMNPVAGKRFALAWRAAELLPAAAAFYQAQEQRLGQRFFFELPILKLFSSVGEQNTIIARSADQPWQDFVEDPSAALPVRPGVRQELGGLRIRRGGYVRVEELLTALAAEGRQEGWLHPETFDWAQLVAQPDGGYLYAGCVHARHVVCCEGAAVAQNPYFQWLPVTPNQGEVLDVTSTSLPETEVLNKGAYVVPLGEGRFRVGATYRWPPFAVGTTPEARQELSQRLHDMTDQAFQVTGQRAGVRPAVRDRKPLLGTHPALPNVHIFNGLGSKGVMMAPRLAQVMADWLEKDLAPWPEVNIRRYFTLYSPGPAATGLASPASRS; this is encoded by the coding sequence ATGACAAGCGTTGATTATCTCATCATAGGATATGGTATTGCTGGTGCTACCCTGGCCGCCGAGCTGCGGAGAAGAGGCCGGTCGGTGCTGGTGCTCGATACACCCCAGCCGGACTCGGCCTCCCGGGTGGCGGCGGGCCTGATGAATCCGGTGGCGGGCAAGCGGTTTGCGCTGGCCTGGCGGGCCGCGGAGCTGCTGCCAGCCGCCGCCGCGTTTTACCAGGCGCAGGAGCAGCGCCTGGGGCAGCGGTTTTTCTTTGAGCTACCAATTCTGAAGTTATTCTCGTCGGTGGGGGAGCAGAACACCATAATAGCCCGCAGCGCCGATCAGCCTTGGCAGGATTTCGTGGAAGACCCCAGTGCTGCGCTACCGGTCCGGCCCGGCGTTCGGCAGGAGCTGGGCGGCCTCCGCATCCGGCGCGGCGGCTACGTACGGGTAGAAGAGTTGCTGACCGCTCTGGCCGCCGAAGGCCGGCAGGAAGGCTGGCTCCACCCCGAAACTTTCGACTGGGCCCAGCTGGTTGCCCAGCCGGACGGTGGCTACCTCTACGCTGGCTGCGTGCATGCCCGGCACGTAGTGTGCTGCGAAGGTGCGGCAGTAGCGCAGAATCCGTACTTTCAGTGGCTGCCGGTTACGCCTAACCAAGGGGAAGTGCTGGACGTAACCAGCACCAGCCTGCCCGAAACGGAGGTTCTTAATAAAGGCGCCTACGTGGTACCCCTGGGCGAGGGTCGGTTTCGGGTGGGGGCTACCTACCGGTGGCCGCCCTTCGCGGTGGGCACTACCCCGGAAGCCCGCCAGGAGCTGAGCCAGCGCCTGCACGACATGACCGACCAAGCCTTTCAGGTGACGGGGCAGCGGGCCGGGGTACGCCCCGCCGTGCGCGACCGGAAGCCGCTGCTGGGAACCCATCCGGCCCTGCCGAACGTACATATTTTCAATGGCTTGGGCTCGAAAGGGGTGATGATGGCCCCCCGGCTGGCTCAGGTAATGGCCGACTGGCTGGAAAAAGACCTTGCGCCCTGGCCGGAGGTCAATATTCGGCGGTATTTTACGTTATATTCTCCGGGCCCGGCTGCTACCGGGCTGGCTTCTCCTGCATCCCGCTCCTAG
- the pssA gene encoding CDP-diacylglycerol--serine O-phosphatidyltransferase: MKKHLPNAVTCLNLFSGCLALCYIFAGELETAAYFVGLSALFDFFDGLLARALHVSSPIGKDLDSLADVVSFGVVPGAFLFDLLRQAGADLPTWLPYAGFVVTVFSALRLAKFNNDTRQSDSFIGLPTPACTLVVASLPLILAYDTFGVTRFILNPWVLLVLAVVLSGLLVAELPLFALKFKSFRWQGNQVRFVFLLMSLALLIGLGAVAIPLIILLYVLLSVLTRPKPVAAA, translated from the coding sequence TTGAAAAAACACCTCCCCAACGCGGTTACTTGTCTGAACCTGTTTTCGGGCTGCCTGGCTCTGTGCTACATCTTTGCCGGTGAACTGGAAACGGCAGCCTATTTCGTGGGTCTGTCGGCGCTATTCGACTTTTTCGACGGCCTGCTGGCCCGGGCCCTGCACGTTTCCTCCCCCATTGGTAAAGACCTGGACTCCCTGGCCGATGTCGTATCGTTTGGGGTAGTGCCCGGTGCTTTCCTGTTCGATCTGCTGCGCCAGGCCGGCGCCGATTTGCCGACCTGGCTACCCTACGCGGGGTTTGTGGTAACCGTATTTTCGGCCCTGCGCCTGGCTAAGTTCAACAACGACACCCGCCAATCCGACTCGTTCATTGGGCTTCCTACCCCAGCCTGTACGCTGGTAGTGGCTTCGCTGCCGCTTATCCTAGCCTATGATACCTTCGGCGTAACCCGCTTCATCCTGAATCCGTGGGTGTTGCTGGTATTGGCCGTGGTGCTTTCGGGCCTGCTGGTGGCCGAGCTGCCTTTGTTCGCGCTTAAGTTCAAGTCGTTCCGCTGGCAGGGCAACCAGGTCCGGTTTGTGTTCCTGCTGATGAGCCTAGCGCTGCTGATCGGGCTAGGCGCGGTTGCTATTCCGCTGATTATCCTGCTCTACGTACTGCTCTCGGTACTAACCCGGCCCAAACCGGTGGCGGCCGCGTAG
- a CDS encoding PD40 domain-containing protein — MRHIFFLCRPDVRRPAGLAALLLGLAFSGSTAVAQTAQEPFGRVRIQYKDFNWQQLSTQNFNIYFYAGGEANARHAAEYAEKELQRITGLIGYYPYSKTTIMLFNSVGDLRQSNVGLDADKYATGGETSLVRSTKVQIAFQGQQTRFKQELSNRITRVLLNDMMYGGSLKEVIQSTYLLQLPNWFISGASAYASQGWSVEMDDYMRTMTKEHEGNRTAPFFLRDPELAGQSIWNYIAERYGYTSVQNILNLTRITRDVEVGISSSLNVPYKVFLKDWLGYYRQLNAQPQTPYLELSQDRRIVRNNRKGTVYSQPVFSPNGQRLAYVQNDMGRYRVVVVNKNGRGRDVIHRGGYKTPDQEVETRLPVLAWRSNGQLAVAEMDKGYLTLQLRDADGGISNMAARLKSLLPSFSRSTSLFAQFSQITDLSYSPDGKSLVFSGVRNGQADLYLLRAGSRTPEKLTNDVFDDVEPAFLPGGGGIVFSSNRWLDSAGTAKGSFGTVVNNYDLYLYHLDGRQQPVEVLANTISNEGRPRAISDSEILFASEESGVRSLYRLSLATKQYHPVTSFLANIEDYDYNATTGTMGLVAAEEARDYVYLYQNYQLPENLTLYKTARQETLEDRSKPAKAAVPAANRPGPTVANAAQQSQGQPATTAPETPAAPTPTATPDSIAAAPAASAPVPVPAPKSTGRINTSDYEFDEDIPASRATPTPAAKRRAAPIVALPQAAPAESIAPVGPFRYDTRFSIDNVVSSLYADPLLGLGLIGEVNMSDLMEDHRIRAGIFALTDLRTSNIFAEYTNLKHRYDWSVRYQKQAYFFDTEQGDRIRFGRHEIAPTIAYPLTHNLSVRGGPRFVNVSRRSFRDLSGNKDSNTNYLGGAGEIVFDNSIVTGVNMLQGTRMKVGMTRLYDINGGNQDFTKIYVDLRHYQKIHRQLIWANRISFGQYIDGGSSQPFFRLGGMDNWLNASYEDNQIISADAETPDISELPPTQMFYQQFVTNLRGFDYSKRVGQKYVLLNTELRLPIIQYFSRNPIESGFFRNLQLTAFGDMGTTYSGANPFSVNNSNNTQINPGNLGNGNSFTGTVINFADPMLYGYGAGIRTTMLGFYVKGDVAWGREQYTEKGPKVYVTLGYDF; from the coding sequence ATGAGGCACATATTCTTTCTTTGCCGGCCCGATGTACGTCGGCCGGCCGGCCTGGCGGCTCTGCTGCTGGGGCTGGCTTTTTCTGGCTCTACGGCGGTGGCCCAAACGGCTCAGGAGCCATTTGGGCGGGTGCGTATCCAGTACAAAGACTTCAACTGGCAGCAGCTCAGCACCCAAAACTTCAACATCTACTTTTACGCCGGCGGCGAGGCCAATGCCCGCCACGCGGCCGAGTACGCTGAAAAGGAGCTGCAGCGCATTACTGGGCTGATTGGGTACTACCCGTACTCCAAAACCACCATCATGCTCTTCAACTCCGTCGGCGACCTGCGGCAGAGCAACGTAGGGCTGGATGCTGATAAGTACGCTACCGGCGGCGAAACCTCCCTGGTGCGCTCCACCAAAGTGCAAATAGCCTTTCAGGGACAGCAAACCCGCTTTAAGCAGGAGCTGAGCAACCGCATCACCCGGGTGCTGCTCAACGACATGATGTACGGCGGCTCACTGAAGGAAGTCATCCAGAGCACCTACCTGCTGCAGCTGCCGAACTGGTTTATCAGCGGAGCCTCGGCCTATGCTTCCCAGGGCTGGAGCGTAGAAATGGACGACTACATGCGCACCATGACCAAGGAGCACGAAGGGAACCGCACGGCTCCGTTCTTTCTGCGCGACCCGGAGCTGGCTGGCCAGAGCATCTGGAACTACATTGCGGAGCGCTACGGCTACACCTCCGTTCAGAACATCCTGAACCTGACGCGCATCACCCGCGACGTGGAAGTAGGCATCAGCTCTTCGCTGAACGTACCGTACAAAGTGTTTCTGAAGGACTGGCTGGGCTACTACCGCCAGCTTAATGCCCAACCCCAGACCCCGTACCTGGAGCTGAGCCAGGACCGGCGAATTGTACGCAACAACCGCAAGGGCACTGTTTACAGCCAGCCCGTTTTTAGCCCGAACGGCCAGCGCCTGGCTTACGTGCAAAACGACATGGGCCGCTACCGGGTGGTAGTCGTCAATAAGAACGGCCGGGGCCGCGACGTCATTCACCGGGGCGGTTACAAAACCCCCGATCAGGAGGTGGAAACCCGGCTGCCGGTGCTGGCCTGGCGCAGCAACGGGCAGCTGGCCGTGGCCGAAATGGACAAAGGCTACCTGACCCTGCAACTCCGGGACGCCGATGGGGGCATCTCCAACATGGCAGCGCGCCTGAAAAGCCTGCTGCCCTCTTTTAGCCGGAGTACGTCTTTGTTCGCGCAGTTCTCCCAGATTACCGACCTTAGCTACTCGCCCGATGGCAAATCGTTGGTGTTTAGCGGGGTGCGTAACGGGCAGGCCGACTTATACCTGCTGCGGGCGGGTAGCCGGACGCCAGAAAAGTTGACCAATGATGTGTTTGACGATGTGGAGCCAGCCTTCCTGCCTGGGGGTGGTGGCATCGTGTTCAGTTCTAACCGCTGGCTCGATTCGGCCGGAACGGCTAAGGGCAGCTTCGGCACGGTCGTCAACAACTACGACCTCTACCTCTACCACCTCGATGGTCGTCAGCAACCAGTAGAAGTGCTGGCCAACACCATTTCCAACGAAGGGCGCCCGCGGGCTATTTCTGATTCCGAAATTCTGTTTGCCAGTGAGGAAAGCGGTGTGCGAAGCCTGTACCGCCTTTCATTGGCTACCAAGCAGTATCACCCCGTCACAAGCTTTCTGGCCAACATCGAGGACTACGACTATAATGCCACCACGGGCACGATGGGGCTGGTAGCCGCCGAAGAAGCCCGCGACTATGTGTATCTGTATCAGAACTACCAGCTTCCGGAAAACCTGACGCTGTATAAAACGGCGCGCCAGGAAACCCTGGAAGACCGCTCGAAACCGGCGAAGGCCGCCGTTCCGGCCGCCAACCGTCCGGGCCCAACCGTAGCCAATGCTGCCCAGCAAAGCCAGGGCCAGCCGGCTACCACCGCTCCTGAAACACCGGCAGCGCCTACCCCCACGGCCACGCCCGACTCGATTGCGGCGGCACCGGCTGCTTCGGCTCCGGTTCCGGTTCCGGCCCCCAAGTCAACTGGCCGCATCAACACCAGCGACTACGAGTTTGACGAAGACATTCCGGCCTCGCGGGCTACCCCCACGCCGGCCGCCAAGCGGCGTGCTGCTCCGATAGTGGCGCTGCCCCAGGCTGCCCCCGCCGAGTCGATAGCGCCCGTAGGCCCGTTCCGGTACGATACGCGCTTCAGCATCGATAACGTAGTGTCGTCGTTGTACGCCGATCCGCTGCTGGGCCTGGGGCTGATAGGGGAGGTGAACATGTCGGACCTGATGGAAGACCACCGCATCCGGGCCGGAATTTTCGCCCTCACGGACCTGCGCACCAGCAACATCTTCGCGGAGTACACCAACCTGAAGCACCGCTACGACTGGAGCGTGCGCTACCAAAAGCAGGCCTATTTCTTTGACACTGAGCAGGGCGACCGAATCCGGTTCGGGCGCCACGAAATAGCGCCTACCATAGCCTACCCCCTCACGCATAACCTAAGTGTACGCGGGGGGCCTCGTTTCGTGAATGTGAGCCGCCGCTCCTTCCGGGACTTGTCGGGCAACAAGGACAGCAACACCAACTACCTGGGTGGGGCCGGCGAAATTGTGTTCGACAACTCCATTGTTACCGGGGTAAACATGCTACAGGGCACGCGCATGAAGGTAGGGATGACCCGCCTCTATGATATAAATGGGGGCAACCAGGACTTCACCAAAATTTACGTGGACCTGCGTCACTACCAGAAAATTCACCGCCAGCTGATCTGGGCCAACCGCATCAGCTTCGGGCAGTACATTGACGGAGGCTCGTCGCAGCCCTTCTTCCGTCTGGGTGGTATGGACAACTGGTTGAATGCCAGCTACGAGGATAATCAGATTATTTCGGCTGATGCAGAGACGCCGGACATCTCCGAGCTTCCCCCGACGCAGATGTTCTACCAGCAGTTCGTGACCAACCTGCGAGGGTTCGACTACAGCAAGCGGGTAGGCCAGAAGTACGTGCTGCTCAACACCGAGCTGCGCCTGCCCATCATCCAGTACTTTTCGCGCAACCCCATTGAGTCGGGCTTTTTCCGCAACCTGCAGCTAACGGCTTTCGGGGACATGGGCACTACGTATTCGGGGGCTAATCCATTCAGCGTTAATAACTCCAATAACACCCAGATTAACCCGGGCAATCTGGGCAACGGCAACAGCTTTACCGGCACGGTTATCAACTTCGCCGACCCTATGCTCTACGGCTACGGAGCGGGCATCCGGACCACGATGCTGGGCTTCTATGTGAAAGGCGATGTGGCCTGGGGCCGGGAGCAGTACACCGAGAAAGGACCCAAGGTGTACGTAACCCTGGGCTACGATTTTTAA
- a CDS encoding MBL fold metallo-hydrolase: MTVSGFTFNAFSENTYLLHDATGQCVVIDPGCYERAEQEALRTFIEQQGLRVVLLLNTHCHIDHVLGNQFILDTYQVPFLIHEADLATLRAVPAYAPSYGFARYTPAEPTGFLTPDEPVRFGDSELEVRFAPGHAPGHVVFYHASTSTVIGGDVLFQGSIGRTDLPGGDYTTLISSIKSELLTLPDDTVVYPGHGPATTVGQERRTNPFLQ, translated from the coding sequence ATGACTGTCTCTGGCTTTACCTTCAACGCCTTTTCCGAGAACACCTACCTGCTGCACGATGCCACGGGCCAGTGCGTGGTCATTGACCCCGGCTGCTACGAGCGAGCCGAGCAGGAAGCCTTGCGCACCTTTATTGAGCAGCAGGGCCTACGGGTGGTACTGCTCCTGAACACGCACTGCCATATCGACCATGTACTTGGCAATCAGTTTATCCTGGACACTTACCAGGTGCCTTTCCTGATTCATGAAGCGGACCTGGCAACGCTGCGGGCCGTGCCGGCCTACGCGCCCAGCTATGGCTTTGCCCGCTACACACCCGCTGAACCCACGGGCTTTCTGACGCCCGACGAGCCAGTGCGCTTCGGCGACTCGGAGCTGGAGGTGCGGTTCGCGCCGGGCCACGCGCCGGGTCACGTAGTGTTTTACCATGCCTCTACCAGCACTGTTATCGGGGGCGACGTGCTGTTTCAGGGCAGCATTGGCCGCACCGATCTGCCCGGTGGCGACTATACTACCCTCATTTCCAGCATCAAGTCCGAATTACTCACCCTCCCCGACGACACGGTGGTGTACCCCGGCCACGGCCCTGCTACTACAGTAGGCCAGGAACGCCGTACCAATCCGTTTCTGCAGTAG